From Deltaproteobacteria bacterium, one genomic window encodes:
- a CDS encoding DUF503 domain-containing protein, whose translation MIVGLLNISLLLNNSFNLKDKRRILSSIKDQLRSKFNISISVVDDNAKYNYSQLGVACVSSNVHFTRELLNRVLRSIEDRCDVEVINIERSIL comes from the coding sequence ATGATCGTAGGGTTGTTGAATATTTCATTGCTGTTAAATAATAGTTTTAATCTGAAAGATAAGAGGCGTATCTTAAGCAGTATTAAAGATCAATTGCGAAGCAAGTTTAATATCTCTATAAGCGTTGTAGATGATAATGCAAAGTATAATTATTCTCAACTCGGCGTAGCTTGTGTTTCTTCCAATGTGCATTTTACAAGAGAGCTGCTAAATCGTGTCTTGAGAAGTATAGAAGATAGATGTGATGTGGAAGTGATAAATATAGAAAGGAGTATTTTATGA
- the rbfA gene encoding 30S ribosome-binding factor RbfA, whose product MRRPCKRSIRVAKEIHRALAETLLFDVRDERLKAVTVIDVDVSNDLKHAKVYVNAKNYNSQEVVDILSHASSIITRAIAKRVKLRCVPHFSFIYDRSMERGLYIDNILKEIKEPHE is encoded by the coding sequence ATGAGAAGACCTTGCAAGAGAAGTATAAGGGTGGCCAAAGAGATACATCGTGCATTGGCGGAAACTTTATTATTTGATGTGAGGGATGAGCGTCTTAAGGCTGTTACAGTAATAGATGTGGATGTAAGCAATGATTTAAAACATGCTAAGGTCTATGTGAATGCAAAAAATTATAATTCTCAAGAGGTGGTTGATATTTTAAGCCACGCTTCTTCCATTATTACACGGGCAATAGCAAAGAGAGTAAAATTGAGATGTGTCCCGCATTTTTCTTTTATCTATGACAGATCCATGGAAAGGGGACTTTATATAGATAATATATTGAAAGAGATAAAAGAACCACATGAATGA